In Gossypium raimondii isolate GPD5lz chromosome 12, ASM2569854v1, whole genome shotgun sequence, a single window of DNA contains:
- the LOC105761941 gene encoding uncharacterized protein LOC105761941: MGSGDREILLKYFPPTKTAKLRNDISSFVQIDLDTLYDAWERYNDLLRRCPHHGLPLWLQIQTFYNGLNPPTRQLIDAVAGGTLNNKTPKAAYEFIEEMVEVLNKKTDGLYLSTQVHPVMQCDTNRGEINNPKCLPFTPSTENEQINYMGNNSRPQNNPYSNNYNAGWRNYPNFSWGGQGNQRAQPYPGFQQPPYQQGKKSNLKEMLTKFILVSETRFQNTEATLKNQQASIQGLENLIGQLAKIIWERSQGNLPSNTETNPMEQFHAITVQDKERLVESEQESR; this comes from the exons ATGGGCTCAGGTGACCGAGAAATTCTACTTAAGTACTTCCCACCGACTAAGACAGCCAAGTTGAGGAACGACATCTCTTCCTTTGTACAAATCGATTTAGACACtttatatgatgcatgggagagATACAATGACTTATTGAGAaggtgtcctcatcatgggttACCCTTATGGTTACAAATTCAAACCTTCTACAACGGTTTGAATCCCCCAACTAGACAGTTAATCGATGCAGTAGCCGGTGGAACACTTAACAATAAAACACCCAAAGCAGCTTATGAATTTATTGAAGAGATG GTAGAGGTATTAAATAAGAAAACTGATGGTTTATATCTTTCTACGCAAGTACACCCGGTGATGCAATGCGATACAAATAGAGGTGAAATAAATAATCCAAAATGCTTACCCTTCACTCCTAGCACAGAGAATGAACAAATCaattatatgggtaataattctaggcCTCAAAATAACCCTTATAGTAATAATTATAATGCAGGTTGGAGGAACTATCCTAATTtctcttggggtggtcaaggaaatcagAGAGCACAACCCTATCCAGGCTTCCAACAACCACCTTATCAGCAAGGGAAAAAGTCGAACCTTAAGGAGATGTTGACAAAGTTTATCTTGGTGTCAGAAACTCGTTTTCAAAACACTGAGGCAACACTAAAAAATCAGCAAGCATCGATTCAAGGGCTCGAGAATCTAATAGGACAACTTGCTAAGATAATTTGGGAAAGATCACAAGGTAACTTGCCTAGCAATACTGAAACTAACCCAATGGAGCAGTTTCATGCAATTACTGTTCAAGACAAAGAAAGGTTAGTTGAATCTGAACAAGAATCGAGGTAA